In Bacteroidota bacterium, one DNA window encodes the following:
- a CDS encoding bifunctional metallophosphatase/5'-nucleotidase, translating into MKRSRLPVACSILLLLTVTDSAFPTVRHLKIIHWNDFHSQIEPITSAKTIRGGFLNFKRVVDSLRAVAAKYGDACLALDAGDEFQGTLISTITKGRASYRLLNLIKPDAVTLGNHEFDYGWPNLRTLLRSTVHFPVTNANISDETGSPIAKRYIIKRVHGLRVAIIGLTLQSLASSTLPKSILGLHIEQYDSVLPNILREVKQRSPDLIILLTHIGVEADSALAARYPEVNVIVGGHSHTPLQHPMRVGRTVIVQAGSKGRWVGELDLDVDTDGDSVVSSSGRLIDVCPGDNTDATAARAVKTLLTLVDSSYSEQIGTLIHDWYNRYEYNSNLSCFEASVFREALGSDLGCINHGGIRKSLPKGPILLKDIYEINPFQNELMRITIRGDRLREALEHMLSGDASETCDFSGLRCVFDRTQHAITSIMIGEKELKETAQYAIVTNAFVASKLNAIFGLHPTDVSIEPLGSTDADIIAAEIRRRRKIDGTVVPWLTQRN; encoded by the coding sequence GTGAAGAGGTCGCGATTACCGGTTGCATGCAGTATCCTCCTTCTTCTGACTGTTACTGACAGCGCTTTCCCCACAGTCCGTCATCTGAAGATTATTCATTGGAATGACTTCCATTCTCAGATAGAGCCTATTACGTCGGCGAAAACAATACGTGGAGGCTTCCTGAATTTCAAGCGTGTTGTGGACTCGCTGCGAGCAGTCGCCGCGAAGTATGGCGATGCATGCCTTGCGCTCGATGCAGGGGATGAATTCCAGGGCACGCTTATCAGCACGATCACCAAAGGACGCGCGTCGTATCGACTCCTGAACTTGATCAAGCCGGACGCCGTGACACTCGGTAATCATGAGTTCGATTATGGCTGGCCGAATCTGCGTACGCTGCTTCGCTCGACGGTTCACTTCCCCGTCACGAATGCAAATATCTCTGACGAAACCGGATCTCCAATCGCCAAGCGATATATCATTAAGCGAGTGCACGGACTTCGGGTCGCGATCATCGGGCTAACGCTGCAATCGCTCGCATCAAGTACACTGCCCAAAAGTATTCTCGGACTTCACATCGAACAGTACGATTCGGTACTGCCCAATATCCTTCGAGAAGTCAAACAACGGTCGCCCGATCTTATTATCCTCCTCACACATATCGGGGTGGAAGCAGATTCCGCTCTTGCTGCCCGATATCCGGAAGTGAATGTAATCGTCGGCGGCCACTCTCATACTCCGTTGCAACATCCGATGCGGGTCGGACGGACCGTGATCGTACAGGCCGGATCGAAAGGACGATGGGTGGGCGAACTCGATCTCGATGTCGATACGGACGGCGACTCCGTTGTGTCATCGAGCGGCAGGTTGATCGATGTATGTCCTGGTGACAATACCGACGCGACGGCAGCCAGGGCCGTCAAAACGCTGCTCACTCTGGTCGATAGTTCGTATTCCGAACAGATCGGGACATTGATACATGACTGGTACAATCGCTACGAGTACAACAGTAATCTTTCGTGCTTCGAAGCATCGGTGTTTCGGGAAGCCCTTGGCAGCGACCTCGGCTGTATCAATCACGGTGGAATCAGGAAGTCTCTGCCAAAAGGACCGATCCTCCTGAAGGATATCTATGAGATCAATCCATTCCAGAATGAACTGATGCGCATCACCATACGAGGCGATCGTTTGCGCGAGGCGCTCGAACACATGCTCAGTGGAGATGCATCCGAGACATGCGACTTCTCGGGGCTTCGCTGCGTATTCGATCGTACCCAGCATGCAATCACGTCGATCATGATCGGTGAAAAAGAGTTGAAGGAAACTGCACAGTACGCGATCGTGACCAACGCGTTCGTCGCGTCGAAACTGAATGCAATCTTTGGTTTGCACCCAACAGACGTGTCGATCGAACCGCTTGGATCGACCGATGCCGATATCATCGCCGCCGAAATCCGTCGTCGCCGTAAGATTGACGGCACTGTCGTCCCTTGGCTGACACAGCGAAACTAA